The stretch of DNA GGAACATTGTCCTGCATTTTAGCAGCAGGTGTACCTTCACGAGGAGAATAAATAAATGTATAAGCTAGTTCATAGCCTACCTCACGATATAAGGATAAAGTCTCTTCAAATTGTTCATCTGTTTCATTTGGATAGCCAACGATAATATCAGTAGTTAATGCAACGTTTGGAATCGCAGCTTTGATTTTACGTACTAACTCCAAATATTGTTCTCTTGTATATTTACGAGCCATAATTTTTAATACATCCGTAGAACCGGATTGAACAGGCAGGTGGATATGATCCATTAAGTTTCCGCCCTTTGCAAGGACCTCAATCAAATGATCATCAAAGTCACGTGGATGACTTGTTGTAAAACGAATACGAGGAATATCAATCTTCCGTAATTCCTCCATAAGGTTACCTAGACCATAGTTCATTCCCTCTAAATCTTTTCCATACGCATTTACATTTTGCCCTAAAAGAGTAACTTCCTGATAGCCTTGTGCGGCTAAATGGCGTACTTCTTGGATAATCTCTTCCGGACGACGGCTTCGTTCTTTACCTCGTGTAAATGGAACAATACAATAGGTACAGAATTTGTCACAGCCGTACATAATGTTAACCCATGCCTTAATCTTGCCGCGTCTTACTTTTGGAAGGTTTTCGATTACGTCGCCTTCTTTAGACCATACTTCAACAACCATTTCCTTAGACATATACGCTTCATGTAAAATATGCGGTAAACGGTGTATATTATGTGTTCCGAAAATCATATCAACTTGATTATAGGTTTTTAGAATCTTATTAACTACGGATTCTTCTTGTGACATACATCCACAAACACCTAAGAGTAGATCTGGCTTTTCTAATTTCAAATGTTTTAAATGACCTAGTTCACCGAACACCTTATTTTCAGCATTCTCACGAATGGCACATGTATTTAACAGAATCACATTGGCATCTTCTGTAGAATCTGTTGGCTCATAACCCAATGCTAAAAAAATCCCTGCCATTACTTCGGTATCGTGCTCATTCATTTGGCAGCCATAGGTACGAATATAAAACTTCCGACCTTCTCCCATGCCTCGAAATTCCTCAGGAATAGAGAAATCGTTATGGTATTTCACTTCTTCTTTCCCACGTTTTTTAGCATCTTTTAAGGAAGGTGCGGTAATTACCTGCTCAAAGTACTTACTGTAATCCTTTGCGGATTTTTTGTCCGAAGAATTAGCAGGTTCGATTTGTTGAGCTTCTACACGTTGTTTTTCATTCATTAGTAAAATCTCCTTTCAGTCAATTTGCTGTCTATGAATATTTGTAAAGTAAAATTTTTCCTGTACTAGTGAATAAGAATTGAATCTCCCACACATCCGCACATTATTATAGTATAAAGGTTAAAAGGCTTGAAAACAATAGAAAATCCCGTAGTAGTATACTACGGGAAGTTTCCAATTTCTATTACATGAACTCTCCAACTAATTTATCAAAGTAACCTTGATCGAGAGTTAGATCAGCATGTGCTAATGGAGTTTCAGAGTAATTATTAATCAATTCTTGGTAGGATTGACGTTCTGTGTTTTGATAAATCAAACCAGTAACTAAACCATTATGCTTCATCAATGTCTGCATTGCATTTTCACGATTAGAAGGATCATACCCTTCAATATCGCTTAATTTTGTTAGGTTTTCTTTAAACCAGTCATACGTGTTGACCTTATTATAAGTAACACAAGGACTGTATACGTTAATTAAAGAGAATCCTTTATGCTTAATACCTGCTTCAATTAAAGCAGTAAGATCTTTCAAATCTGTAGAGAAACTTTGTGCTACAAACGTTGCTCCAGCAGTTAAAGCCATCTCCATTGGTGAAATTGGTTGTTCAATCGAACCTAATGGCGATGATTTCGTCTTAAAGCCTGTAGCAGAACGCGGAGACGTTTGTCCCTTTGTTAATCCATAAATTTGGTTATCCATAACTACGTAGGTAATATCAATATTTCTACGGATAGCATGAATGGTGTGTCCCATACCGATTGCAAAACCGTCACCATCACCGCCAGAAGCGATAACTGTAAGATCCCGGTTAGCCATTTTAACACCTTGTGCTATAGGTAATGAGCGACCATGAATACCATGGAAGCCATATGAATTAATATATCCAGAGATACGACCAGAACACCCGATACCAGAAATAACAGCTAAGTTTTCAGGCTCTAGCCCTACATTTGCTGCTGCACGTTGCATTGCCGCTTGTACAGAGAAGTCGCCACAGCCAGGGCACCAGTTCGGTTTTACATTATTACGAAATTCTTTAAAAGTGGCCATGATTAGAACAACTCCTTACATTTTGTATATACTTCGTGTGGTAGGAACGGATTACCGTCATATTTTAAATGTTTAATAATCTTTTCAGCATGACCAACATTCATTTTTATAATGTTTGCCAATTGACCAGTAGCATTGTTTTCAACAACCACTACTTTCTTTGCTGAACGAACAAGTGGTAATACTTCGTCCGTTGGGAATGGGTGAATCAAACGAATATGAGCATGATTTACTTTCATTCCTTCTTTTTCTAAACGAACCATAGCTTCCTCAATTACACCTCGTGTTGAATTAAATCCAACTAGTAAAACGTCAGCATCTTCATGCTTAGTGTTTTTATATACCGGTGTATTGAAACGAATATTTTCAATTTTACGGAATCGCTTGTCCATTTGAG from Neobacillus sp. CF12 encodes:
- the miaB gene encoding tRNA (N6-isopentenyl adenosine(37)-C2)-methylthiotransferase MiaB, with the protein product MNEKQRVEAQQIEPANSSDKKSAKDYSKYFEQVITAPSLKDAKKRGKEEVKYHNDFSIPEEFRGMGEGRKFYIRTYGCQMNEHDTEVMAGIFLALGYEPTDSTEDANVILLNTCAIRENAENKVFGELGHLKHLKLEKPDLLLGVCGCMSQEESVVNKILKTYNQVDMIFGTHNIHRLPHILHEAYMSKEMVVEVWSKEGDVIENLPKVRRGKIKAWVNIMYGCDKFCTYCIVPFTRGKERSRRPEEIIQEVRHLAAQGYQEVTLLGQNVNAYGKDLEGMNYGLGNLMEELRKIDIPRIRFTTSHPRDFDDHLIEVLAKGGNLMDHIHLPVQSGSTDVLKIMARKYTREQYLELVRKIKAAIPNVALTTDIIVGYPNETDEQFEETLSLYREVGYELAYTFIYSPREGTPAAKMQDNVPMEVKKERLQRLNALVNELSAEAMKKYKGQIVEVLVEGESKNNPEVLAGYTSRSKLVNFAAPKSAIGKIVKVRITDAKTWSLNGEMVEELEPVEVK
- a CDS encoding 2-oxoacid:ferredoxin oxidoreductase subunit beta, with product MATFKEFRNNVKPNWCPGCGDFSVQAAMQRAAANVGLEPENLAVISGIGCSGRISGYINSYGFHGIHGRSLPIAQGVKMANRDLTVIASGGDGDGFAIGMGHTIHAIRRNIDITYVVMDNQIYGLTKGQTSPRSATGFKTKSSPLGSIEQPISPMEMALTAGATFVAQSFSTDLKDLTALIEAGIKHKGFSLINVYSPCVTYNKVNTYDWFKENLTKLSDIEGYDPSNRENAMQTLMKHNGLVTGLIYQNTERQSYQELINNYSETPLAHADLTLDQGYFDKLVGEFM